The Populus alba chromosome 6, ASM523922v2, whole genome shotgun sequence genomic interval CTGGAAGACGAACGTTTTTGGttgttttcataatatttgATCAATCCCACACATATTTGCATTAGGATATAGGGACATCATACCACTGCTACAGTTAGGTTGTTTCTGAATGATTAGTCACCTCCTAATCTCTTTGATTGAGGTTAACAGACCCTCCTTATGTTTTCTAGTATATCCATGGACTTGCTGCATTTTTCCAGTGTGATACTTTCCTCGAAATTTGCTCACAGCACATTAAAAACCATCTTGCAGGAGTTACTATAGATGTACCAGTATCAAATGCAATGTTCGCAAGCATGTGGAAAGAGTATCAGATGATCCAAGAGCTTTTATTACAACATATGAAGGAAAACATAACCATGAGATGCCTCTGAAGAGCACAAACCTAGCAGCCTTTGAACCTGATTCACAGGCACCTACTACTAGAGTCAAGCAGTGATCTCAGCCATGGAAGGATATGATATCGAACCTGATGCTTTCTCTGGCCCAGATATCAGAAGAGTACGAGGGCTCCGGAAAAGCTAAATAACATGACAATCAGTTACGGAGGCTTCTTATTGCCTTGGCTAATACTTTGTGTACAACTTTCCGGCAAGAAGTTTATAACAATTTTCAGGCACATAAATATTTCGATACTTGAAGAAATAAATAGTACTTTCTCAGTATGTTCAACTACACAAACAGATGATCACTACTCGCACATTCTGATTTCATTATGGTGACATTGCATGTAATTAAGCATTGAAGCTCCTGCTAAATGTCTTTCCAATCATCTTCAGCATCAATCACTACGTTAACTGTCCTAAGTCTTGCGGTCCTATTATGTCTGCAAACTGCAATTAATCATTATATGCAGGCCTCTGCGTTGAACCTGCAAGGTCGTGTCTGCGAGCTAGATGGTGAGCTAGACTCGTACTTTGAACAgggtttaattttatataatatgttGGAGTTAAGAAAGAAGACGAAATGATTTTGCTAACAAGACCTcaaagatcatttttttttaaacaaactttggagatgaaaatgaatttattaaaaaaagactgCTTTAATCCACAGCAATTTCAcagttgtttttaatattttgttatcgAAATATCAAAGATCTCTATCGTGGTCCCAGAGGAAcagtgtagagagagagagagagggacggGAGGATTTAGCTGGATCATGTTTTGGGGCAAAACCAAGTCAAGGAttggtaatattaaaaacatgtgAACTGGGTGGTGGTCTAATGATAAGAGTTTGAAactaaaagatttgtttttttttgtagttcgGGTTCGAGTCTTAAGTCCTGAAGTTGCTATATATGATGGCTATTGAAGACTTATATggatcgttaacttcagagtcctgtaggattagtcgaggttgcgcgcaagctggccgaACAACtatgttaaactaaaaaaaaacctgtgaAGTGTCCGTGATTTTGACACTGCCCGCCGGCCTGGTCCTGTTCTTAGAAAAAAGTGTTTTCGTTGGGTGTCACGTATTTTAGGACGTGCCTGTCTTACACTTTGAATCCACCCATTTGGCACACaaaaaggtttttctttttcataaaaaataactttgaatTATGTTAgaagacgacgacgacgaccCCACCCctcctcttttctctttccatGACATGACTTTCTAGATacaaacaaagagagagaggttttcattctattcTCGAAACAAACCACACGAAGacggaaaaaaataatataattttgactaaaaaaaaggttaatatatttttaaaaaatatcaagataataatatattaaattaattttttaaattcataatttaggTTTTACGCTAAATAAgataaatcaagataaattataaaatttaattttttaataaatctaggCAGAATTTTggaataaattaagattttgaataaaatgaaatttattttattttgatttttgattttttttatttgactagaGCGAAATGTGCCAGCCAGAGTTGAAGCCGTCAGCAGCCTGCTTATTactgaaatgaaataaaagtaaGTAAATACATCCTCCTTTTTTACTTCCATACCCCTGCATCACACGCTTGCACAAACCTCTCATCTAAACCGTCCATTTTTATTGACTGATTGACCTGACAAAGGAATATTCGATACTCGTGGGACCCGTGATCAGTAGACCGTGATATCCCCTTGAAAACGCTACCGTTTCGTAAGAACATGGCCCAAACAATACCGTTTCCTCCAATCACCAAATATGAAAAAGAGAAGAGCACGGACAGAGGGCGCGCTTGTTGGGCTTCTTCAACTTCTCTCTCCATATCATCAACGTCCATGGCCACTGTGTATCAATCAGTAAAGTCGCTTGAATTATCTTTAGCTAGTGCTTAAACTGTGTAGATAGAGAGTGATaggtttgagagagagagagcaatggAATGGATACCATGTTCTGGTATATCAAAACGGGCtacaaagaacaagaaaaacaacaacaacaacaacaacaacaacaatagggTGATCGTGAACCAGAAACCACTTGATCAGACCAAAACCTCTCCAGGTTTGTCTTTTAAATCTTATACTTCAggtttttcttatgattttctGAATATAATAGgatttggttatttattttttattgattatgaatgttttttgccttttcttaTCTGGGTGTCTTCTTAATTGATCAGAGATTTTGTCTCCTTTTCTGAGCAAAGGTAAAGAACGTTCGGTGATTGACTATTCACTCGTTTGTTCGATAATgttactttgtttttcattctaAAGATTTTACTTTGGTTTTATAGTTGCAAGTATTTCTAGCCAACAAACTAAAACTGAATGATAACTTTCAGACAGCTCGTAATAGCTTAACTTGTTTTAGCAATCACTAATTCATTATCCTTCTTTGTGTTTTCCCATACCTACGAAGTACTATGGTTTCATGGATCCTCgcgtttttttattctaaatggacttgattttattttagatcaCAAATTACGAGTTCCATTGTGAGGATGAGTGGGTGCTAAGATTGTTTGCTGTTGCCTTGTGAACAGGGACAGtattgtttataaatttttgttttctttggatCATTACAAGAATTCATTTGCTTGTTGGTGTTTGCTTCTCTTAATACGTGTTTGCTTTTGAGCTGTTGATGGTTGTGGTTTGGTTTCCTCTATTGGTGGAAACCCTACTTTGACACTTTCCAAATCATTTATTGTCTTCATCCTTTTCTCCCCCGTTTGTGTTTGCAGAGAGATTGAGGAATGATTACCCTTTGCGTGTTAAGGGGGATTCTAAAAATGGAGGGTCTGATAGCACTACAGCACAGACTTTTACATTCCGTGAATTGGCATTTGCAACTAAAAACTTTAGAGCGGAATGTCTTTTAGGTGAGGGAGGTTTTGGAAGAGTGTATAAAGGATATCTGGAAAGCACTAATCAGGTTGGTCAACTTCTTACTTTATGTAGAGAACGAGTCAGATTTCCAAGCAGCGTGTAAGTCTTGCATATTCTAATTCGTGCTGCTAATCTCATGGTTCTCATTATTTCTTCTGAATGCTATTTTTTGGATCACACATGCACAATTCTTATAGAAGCTTAGCGTGTGAGATTTGATCattaacttgttaaaaaaaatggggCTTCTATCATGAATATGATGTGTATGGTGAAAGGTGAATCTCTCTTTTATCTTTGGTGCAGGTTGTGGCCATCAAGCAACTTAATCGTAATGGTTTGCAAGGGAACAGGGAGTTCCTAGTTGAAGTGTTGATGTTAAGTCTACTTCACCACCCTAACCTTGTTAATCTGATTGGTTATTGCGCTGATGGAGATCAAAGGCTTTTGGTTTATGAATACATGCCTCTAGGATCTTTAGAGGACCACCTACATGGTATATAcattatgttcttttttattagcaTCTACTTTTTAATCTGGCTGTTGGGCTGAATCGAATCTTTTGCAGAAGTTTCACCTGGTAAGAACTGGCTTGATTGGAACACAAGAATGAAAATAGCTGCTGGGGCAGCGAAAGGATTGGAGCACTTGCATGATAAAGCTAGCCCCCCAGTTATATACCGAGATTTAAAATGTTCCAACATTTTGCTTGGTGAAGGTTATCATCCCAAGCTATCAGATTTTGGCTTGGCTAAACTGGGTCCTGTTGGGGATAACACCCATGTATCTACTAGAGTTATGGGCACCTATGGATACTGTGCACCAGAATATGCAATGACTGGGCAACTAACTCtgaaatcagatgtttatagcTTTGGGGTTGTTCTACTGGAAATCATTACAGGGCGGAAGGCAATTGACAATTCAAAAGCTACAGGGGAGCAGAATCTGGTTGCATGGGTACGGGATCCTTAACTTTATcattttattgttgttgaaaaataagttttgagaccCTGCTTGGTCCTGTTGAGATCTATGATCCCTTATTTTTTCCTGCCATTATCATTTCATCAGTCTGCACAACCAGTCACTGGTTCTGGGAGGTTGGTATAAGGTTTTATAGacaatattattcttttaagagGGTGTTCTATCACTGATTGTGCTGTCAAAAATATGCTGTCAAATGAACTTTGACTTTAGCGTGTCATCGCATGTATAATCTTACActcttttttctatgatttcaaTCCgatgttgatttgtttttcattgaatttgTGGTGGATGGCTGGTGAATACAGTGCTTTAAATGTTTTGATACTATTGATGACCCTGATAGAGGCTGAAGGCAATATTAAAATTGCAGTTATCTTGTGCCAGTAATTACCTAGAGGcactttgaaagaaaaataaacccgACTCTACCTGCAGTAAACAAATGTTCACTGAAACTACCAACAATTTTAACCACGAAATCCAAAAATTTGATCACATCCTTGGTAATCCATTTACTCCCCCCCTGATAATCTTGTGCACTTATCATTGATGAGAATTGTGTAAAGGTGGTGATTTGCAGCTTGATTATGCATATTTGATCTCTTCTATTACAGGCAAGACCTTTGTTCAAAGACAGAAAAAAATTCTCAGACATAGCTGATCCAATGCTTCAAGGTCAGTATCCTCCAAGGGGCTTGTACCAAGCTCTTGCTGTTGCAGCGATGTGTGTTCAAGAGCAGCCTAATATGCGCCCCGTCATAGCTGATGTTGTCACAGCTTTGACTTACCTTGCTTGTCAAAAACATGATCCTGATGCAGAGACAGGCCAGAGATCCCGCTACCCCCCTGCCTCGCCTCCTCCTAGAGCAAAGAGGGGCGGTAAAATTCTATGGTAGTGGATCTGAGAGAAATCAAACAAGGAAATTAACATTGCTTTATCCTTGTGTGCAAGTAACTGAGATTTAGAGTTCCAAGCAGACTCCTTGCCCGACTTACTGCCAAGAAAAGTCTTGATGGATGCCTAATGGATTGTATTATGAGTTAGTAGTTTCCTTTCGAATCCATGTGGATCACAACCTCACAAAGCTCCAGAGTTCCATTGTCAgctcatttctcattttttccTTGCTATCAAATTTTGTATCATTCTAGATCAGCATGTTTCCCCACTCCAGTTATTATCAGGAGATACTGGAACCTGGGTTGTTGTGATCCTATAAATACATCTGGCTGTATAGCTCCGCCATGTATTCGACCCGTGCCGAAGACAACAGTTTGAAGCACGATGATATTGCAATAATGGATTGATGTTCTcatggaaagtttttttttttttttaaacacttgCTTTAATGTCATGGTAAACAGATGATTCTCAAAACATGTCATGCTCATCAATCTTCTTGTAGTTGTAAAAAAATGGAACAATCTGAGATGGCCAAGGGCAACATGGAACCCAGCAACTATTAGCGTTTGTTTCACCTGAAACGTGGTGACATGGTAGCATcacaaacaataaaacatgttaatgaTCTTAATACATCCGTACAGCATCCTTGCGCCAAAATCtcggcattttttttttccagccccAAGACCGACCATCACATGTGGCATCTGTCGCGACTGTGGATCTTTTGTCTCGATAAGGTTTAAAAACATGTCAGAGAGCAAAACGGATCCACCAGGACCAGCCAACTCTTGCACATATAAATTCATCATGTAAGGGCAAAGAATTgtctaattattttgatttggcaTCGATGCAGATACAAGGCTCCTTTACTCCGACCTATCTGTCCATGCATAATTACAGGCACAAATCAGTGAGTTCTTGAGCAACAGGTGCCATGTTGCCGAGAATGAATGGTGTAAAAGTCGTCCCCTAATTCCATCCTACCCCTCTTCTTGGTTGTTTCTACCTTTCTACAAAGTGCTCGAGTTTTTCCCCTCATTGCTAGATTAACTGGTGCCAGTATCATCATTAGTCGGTTTGTCTTTGTCCTGCCAtacaaattttataaatgttaaGCTGTCAGATTGAAAACAATCACAATGCATTGTAGCTCAAACTCGATGAAGattgtgtttctttctttctttcaaaaatcactcttgaaaattgtttttttttttaatgattttagattgttttgataggctaatatcaaaaataaattttaaaaaataaaaaataaattattttgatacattttcaaacaattttaaaatacaatcgtTGCACCAATCCCAAACACTAACTAAGTGCTTTATCCATTGGAAAATCTTAGActgaaaaagattaaaaaaaaaaaacccagggGGACAATGAGATTGGCTAGTTACACTCCGCAGTTAATGGTCCAAAATTGCGGAGGATTCTCGTCTTTTGCATATTTCAACATAGAAATTCTAGTAGTGAATGCTTACAAGTAGATTTaacctccctctctctctctccacatGATTAGAGGTTGTTTTTTGAGCATTTACAGTTATGAGAAATCAGGTGTGTACTGTTTATGTGCAAAAACTTACCTTGTTCCGGTCACGCCAGCCGAGGCCAAATAGGCCTATCCTTCTTCTGGGACTTCCCACAGAGGAGCTCACTGACCTATAAATgagttagaaataaaaaaattgcagcTCATGATAAGAACACAAACGAAGGAGCACACGTAAtacgcccccccccccccacccctgTGTGCCCAAATTGAGCTAGTGGAGGAAGGATTTACTTGCAAGTGAAGAAATCTAGGAGCTAAAAGTACGACTTGATGAATCAATGGATTTCATGGCAATAGGAACGTGCTTATAAAATGCGCTGGAAAATCACAGCATGCAAAACATGACTAGATGCATTACCGCTGCGGTCCACACATGAAAATATTAAGCTTGCCAGAAAACCCGACCCCTGATTCATAGGACCTTTCGAGAATTTTTAGGATGTTTCATTTTTATGCTGTGATTGACAGTTGGCTACATTTGTTAAAAGGACTATCATGAAAACTTATTAGATCTTATCCATGAGGAAGTAAATATTCATAAGAAACACAGATTTCTCGTCTACCTTGGTGAAGATAGTGCCTTAGCTTTGCCAGACTGGTACTGTACGGTAGCCTCTAACATTGATTCAGCCATGACCACTCTCTGTTCCATCTGAGCAAGTGAAGCCACAGCCTTCTCATATTTTTCCTGCGCACATAACTTATTGTGAATCAATATAGCTGTGTAGTTCAAAGACAGAAAGTGACGTATTATGCTGAGTTCTTGGATCTACAACGATGTTGGCAAGGAGAGAAAAATGGAACAATCTCCTGGATAAAAGTTCCAGCCTACCTCATCatatagttctttttttttccccacagCAATGGGTGACAGTTTAAAAAAACTGGATGAAGGACCAGATAAATATTATGCTAAGTTCTCTggagaatgaaattaatttcaagctttgaTCTATGCTCAAGACTTCCTGATATgaatttaatccttaattacCAAAATTGTGTTCGGCACAGTAGTTCTATCTTTTTAATCAAACTGAGTTATATCACACAAAGAACATTATCATAGAATAAAACCATGACCCTGACTAAGATCAAGATCCAGGGTGAACAAAAACTGCTTGATGGAAAAAAATGCCTCCCAGGGTCATTAGCTTCTCGATAAGATCTATTTCATTTTGATAGGATAGGAGAAGGCATGCCCCTGTATTCTAGAAATTTAACTTCGAAAATAAAATAGGTACTTTCTCAAAACCCAACAAACAATTCAGTACTCTTTATTTCCATAAATGTAAATCTATGGTCTATTGTAATCTTGTATAACAAGAACCTGAAACACATTTACTGCATATCTTTGTGCAGCTGCATCTTGCTCAGCCCCTATTCGAGCTTCTTCAGTTATCTTCTGTTCTTGCTCTACCCGAATCAGGACCTACAGATAATGCGAATAATATGCATATTATACATAAtaatatacatattataaatgaGTTCCTAATATTATATAGAATAGGAATCCTTTTTCCATAAACACATGATAGAGTATGTATTTTTActcactaaaaaaattagaaatcatggAAAAATATTAGGAAATATTAACCTTAAGCATTGCGGCTTCTTGTTCTTTCTTATTGGCAAGGGCTTGCCTTAGATCAGCTACCTCTTGC includes:
- the LOC118048532 gene encoding probable serine/threonine-protein kinase PBL7 isoform X1; the encoded protein is MEWIPCSGISKRATKNKKNNNNNNNNNNRVIVNQKPLDQTKTSPERLRNDYPLRVKGDSKNGGSDSTTAQTFTFRELAFATKNFRAECLLGEGGFGRVYKGYLESTNQVVAIKQLNRNGLQGNREFLVEVLMLSLLHHPNLVNLIGYCADGDQRLLVYEYMPLGSLEDHLHEVSPGKNWLDWNTRMKIAAGAAKGLEHLHDKASPPVIYRDLKCSNILLGEGYHPKLSDFGLAKLGPVGDNTHVSTRVMGTYGYCAPEYAMTGQLTLKSDVYSFGVVLLEIITGRKAIDNSKATGEQNLVAWARPLFKDRKKFSDIADPMLQGQYPPRGLYQALAVAAMCVQEQPNMRPVIADVVTALTYLACQKHDPDAETGQRSRYPPASPPPRAKRGGKILW
- the LOC118048532 gene encoding probable serine/threonine-protein kinase PBL7 isoform X2: MLSLLHHPNLVNLIGYCADGDQRLLVYEYMPLGSLEDHLHEVSPGKNWLDWNTRMKIAAGAAKGLEHLHDKASPPVIYRDLKCSNILLGEGYHPKLSDFGLAKLGPVGDNTHVSTRVMGTYGYCAPEYAMTGQLTLKSDVYSFGVVLLEIITGRKAIDNSKATGEQNLVAWARPLFKDRKKFSDIADPMLQGQYPPRGLYQALAVAAMCVQEQPNMRPVIADVVTALTYLACQKHDPDAETGQRSRYPPASPPPRAKRGGKILW